A genomic window from Maylandia zebra isolate NMK-2024a linkage group LG20, Mzebra_GT3a, whole genome shotgun sequence includes:
- the gpr61 gene encoding G-protein coupled receptor 61, whose amino-acid sequence MERPVTPSPSWNTSFSLFPPSLQPNISNVTSPTTSIPGGIDLNRSLALCAMLIMNMLAVVGNLAVIIVITKTPQLRKFAFVFHLCLVDLVAALVLMPLGMLSDQILVDEALCRSYLCLSVCLVSAVILTICAINVERYYYIVHPMRHEVKMTVGVVVMVLIGIWIKAVVMSVLPLLGRLLQGNQGLGASSLLVPTQRHCSLHWTGGGITRLVFMVFFTVIYFLCPMLIILVVYCNMFKVARVAAMQHGPLPTWMDTPRQRSESVSSHSTMAASLGGTGSRTTPQRTFSGGKAAVVLVAVGGQFFCCWLPYFSFHLYSAVVSTSPASLAQLEDVVTWIGYFCFTSNPFFYGCLNRQIREELSRHLACLFKRAGPREGEQLPSREASIEENFLQFLQGTGCNLEPCNSHSRASLELPETEDLQESAVQQHMPADFHIPGQILEETSEFIQQQQLNNELHVSENCFKTVPEL is encoded by the coding sequence ATGGAGCGTCCTGTCACACCAAGCCCCTCCTGGAACActtctttctccctgtttccacCCTCACTGCAGCCAAACATCTCTAATGTCACCTCACCCACGACGAGCATCCCAGGTGGGATAGATTTGAATCGCTCCTTGGCACTGTGTGCTATGCTCATTATGAACATGCTTGCAGTGGTGGGCAACTTGGCTGTGATCATTGTCATCACCAAAACGCCGCAGCTGCGTAAGTTTGCCTTCGTGTTCCACCTCTGTCTGGTGGATCTGGTGGCAGCGCTGGTGTTGATGCCTCTGGGGATGCTGTCAGATCAAATCCTGGTGGACGAAGCGCTGTGTCGGAGCTACCTCTGCTTGAGTGTATGTCTAGTGAGCGCTGTCATCCTCACCATATGTGCGATCAATGTGGAGCGCTATTACTACATTGTCCACCCCATGCGTCACGAGGTAAAGATGACAGTGGGGGTGGTGGTGATGGTACTAATAGGAATCTGGATTAAAGCTGTTGTCATGTCAGTACTTCCACTCCTGGGCCGGCTGCTCCAGGGAAACCAGGGTCTGGGGGCTTCTTCCCTCCTCgttcccactcagagacactgCTCCCTCCACTGGACAGGTGGCGGGATCACACGCCTGGTCTTCATGGTTTTCTTTACAGTCATCTATTTTCTGTGCCCTATGCTGATCATACTGGTGGTCTACTGCAACATGTTTAAGGTGGCACGAGTAGCAGCCATGCAGCACGGCCCCCTCCCCACTTGGATGGACACTCCAAGACAACGATCCGAGTCTGTGAGCAGCCATTCAACCATGGCGGCCAGCCTCGGAGGAACTGGTTCCCGCACCACCCCTCAAAGGACCTTCAGTGGGGGGAAGGCTGCAGTGGTTCTGGTGGCGGTGGGAGGCcagttcttctgctgctggctGCCATATTTTTCGTTCCACCTTTACTCGGCTGTAGTGTCTACCTCCCCTGCTTCATTAGCCCAGCTGGAGGATGTGGTGACATGGATTGGCTACTTCTGCTTCACATCCAACCCCTTCTTCTACGGTTGCCTGAACCGTCAGATCCGCGAGGAGCTGAGCCGCCACTTGGCTTGCCTTTTCAAGCGCGCTGGGCCCAGAGAAGGAGAGCAGCTGCCCAGCCGAGAGGCCTCTATTGAGGAAAACTTTTTGCAGTTCCTTCAGGGCACTGGATGCAATCTGGAGCCCTGCAACTCTCACAGCAGAGCCAGCCTAGAGTTGCCAGAGACTGAGGATCTTCAGGAATCAGCTGTTCAGCAGCACATGCCAGCTGACTTCCACATCCCAGGGCAGATCCTTGAGGAAACCTCAGAGTTCATACAGCAGCAACAGCTGAACAATGAGCTCCATGTATCAGAGAACTGCTTCAAAACTGTACCAGAGCTGTAG